The sequence below is a genomic window from Sebastes fasciatus isolate fSebFas1 chromosome 18, fSebFas1.pri, whole genome shotgun sequence.
acaaatggacagaaatcctaacggcttgtttcaaatgcagagtttctgaatacgggctgtgtgtatttctctgtggattgagtgttttgatactttcacagtgtttatataggacttaagcctgctttataataaaaaacatgaaaatctcactttttactatATGGAACcttttaagtacggaagttatgtgacaaataaatcaactttgacttctggttccaCAGCGGTCACCTGGGTGAgagactggtgttttttttttacccacccacacgccccgacctcctccctatacgcAGCGTTCCCCGCTCTCTTtacttcccagttcacaattacgtggattaaatacgAACTGATTTTGTGCTGGCCATCACGAAGAAAATGTGAATTTTGTGTCTATggacacgaatcaatacattcaatttcgtgactatttcacgaactgctgttcgactgggctgtttttttgtatgtggcataactaaaaaacaatactgtagaagaaaaaataacaaaagagcaAAACCTTTACTTACGTATATTTCAAAACTGTGAATAAAATACGAGGAATGGTCAGATGGTCTCCACTTTGAGGTTGAAAGTGAAGAGGGTGTGGATGAGTATGAGCATGATGAATGACATAGTTGTTTTCTAACTGTCCCAACTGTTCCCCTGTCCACACTCTGAGGAAAGAAAGCAGTGCAACGTGACATGAGAAAAAAGGTCGAAGATCAGCATACTTCCTCAATTAAAGTGTTCACGAGTCGTTTTTAAACTTGTCGAAGGATAACCTCTTATACGTCTCCGTGGTCACCTGCTGCAGGTAGAAAATATCGATGTCCGGATGTTTGAAGGAGGAAAGGTCGAATCTGCCGCACCGCTTGACCGCGTTTCGGATCAGGAAAAACAACAGCGTCGCGCACAGCGCCATGAACACGGCGATGCCCAGGATGCTGCCGGTCTTGATGTAAGAGGGCACCGCGGCTGGGTGGGAGCCGGCTGGCGTCGGGtatggaggaggagtggagcCCGATCCGttgtcctcctcgtcctcttcgcACGTGTACCCATCGCCGTGCAGCTTGAACCCCTTGTCGCACAAACACCTGTAACCGCCAAACGAGTTCTCGCACTTGTGATCGCACTGTTTGGTCTCGCACTCGTTGATGTCGGTGCAGAAGGGCCTGCTGTTGTTGGCGTCTGGGACGTCTTGGATGTATCCGTCGGGACAGAAACACTGGTACCGGTCCTGCTTGTCGTCCTTGACGCACATACCCGGACAGTCCCTCTCGGTGCAGATCACCTGGCACTTGGTGGCGTCGTGGGCCGACACCCTGAACCCCTTCCGGCACTCGCACTTGTAAACCCCGTATAATTTGTTGCACAGCATGTGCTCACACTTATCACAGATCTCAACGTTCACGCACACTCCGTCCTCCTCCACGAAGCCATCTTTGCACGTGCACTTGAACCCTCCTCCCCGGGTGGTCTCGCACTCCCGGCCCTCACCTGTGCACGGGTTCAACTCGCACGGGCCGTCGGTGCAGGTGATGTTGTTGGGATGGAGCATCTTACCCGCGGGACACACGCAGGTGTGCGTCTCGGAGCTGCAGTTGTGCGCGCAGCCGCCCAGCAGCACCTCGCAGTTCCAGGGAGCGCGCAGCCAGGTGCTGTCGACACACAAGTGCTTCGAGTCCGGATGTTTACTGCCAACTTTTCCCGTTACCGCGAGAGTACCTGGCGGGAACGTTTCCGAATCGTCCAGCTCGAGGTCCTTATGATCAGTGTACTTCACCCGCGCGCCCTCGCCCTCTGCGTGGAGGCGCCCGCAGTGAGACGGGACCGCTTCGTCCAGCCcgcagaggaggagaaacacactaataagcagtgtgtgtgttgtaggaATCATGGTGTCGATGTTAGAAGAGCAGCCGGTGTTGGTCTGTGGTGGTGTTCGACGGTCTGGAGCTGATTCAGAGACTGGAAGCTCAACATTGTCCCCATTTATAAAGGAgcaactggatttttttttgtcggACCAGGCGAGGAAGGAAGTTCCTGTTCAGGCCAGTAGTTTAAGCCCCGGTCTGGTTGCTCAACCCCCACGCTGTCCAAAAACCTTATCTTAAAGAGACCCGTCccatcaaaacacacacacacacacacgcacacacgcgcgcgcgtgAACTTTTAATAAGAGGGGGATGAACAATATCCCATAATCCTCTCCCATGAGTGGCTCTTCCCTTTCTAGATTTAAAAGATGTTCCCGTTATAATCTCATGGGAAGAGAAACCTCTGCCAAGAAAGTCCTTAACAATTAATAGCACAAAATATTAAGCACATAATTAAtcataaaatgttctataatgTCCCAATTTgacatttcatatttaaaaagtgAAGAAACTCCTGCTGATGAGTCAGTTTTTAGAGGCAGAATCCAAACTTTATAGCAtcagtgttattttatttttcaggaCCTTCATATTGTTTTAGTTGAAGGGAAAAGTGAAGGAAAAACAATTGGTATGTTGGGAACATATTTTCTAGTGGTCAAATAATATCAGTTATTAAAGTCAACATTGAAATTTTAGGGGAAAAAATGAcggaaaaatacattttgcacaCAGAGTAAGTAAAGAGGAGGTTACTCTGGACTACATTGAGGGAGTGGTACACATTTCAAATATGTGCAGCTTCATATTTTCACTTTAGGCCAACAGATAAAGATTATACATACAATATATGCgatgaaattaaaaaatgttatgtTGTCATATTTTAAACTATACCTATAACAATAACCTCTACAATATACATTTGTTTGATTTTGCAGCACCCAGACCAGATACCAGAGACCTGGACCATGTTCTTCAATAAATCATCAAACATTGTGACTGACAAGTGTGACTGAAATTCAGACTTAAAGgccccatatcgtgctcattttcaggttcatacttgtattttgtgtttctactagaaaatatttacatgctgtaatgttaaaaaaaataatctttattttcctcatactgtctgtctgaataaacctgtatttaccctctgtctgaaacgctccgttttagtgcatttcaatgaaattgcaacagaattgcgttgctaggcaacagcttgggtccatgtttaattcctgtcagctgatgacattcacatacactgcaacaggaaataaactgggacacatttagaatgtttacgtttaaaaccgtgtaatggtctaaatattgtatatttgtgacatcacaaatggacagaaatcctaacggcttgtttcaaacacacagtttctgaatacaggctgtgtgtatttctccgtatattgagcgcttcgacactttcacagtatttataaagcactttaacctgctttataacataaaagacatggaaatctcactttttacaatatgggacctttaaagccacaccaatcattattttttttacattaataatGGATTAAATAATTATGACTGTGTAATGTGGGAGAGGTCACTCGTAATGAAAAACACACCGATATCTATCACCCAATCAGCATTTCCCCTCaggagcattttagcatctttcagctcattgtttctGTTTCGGCAATttaactgttttggttcagtctccaCAATCTCATGAACCTAGTAGGCTACGtgtgtgtgccccactggctagctaatcatCGCCGCTCTACACCGCACTCGTACGGCGGTTACAACTAGTAACGCCGCCCCCAACCCACGGCGTCATCACAGAAGTGTAGTGCCCACCGTCCGGTAGGCATTTTTGGACCGGTGGAACCGgttcagccgtcgccatgttgagagccgtgtggggGAATTTAGTACTTTTAAAGAACATCTTGCGCAAATTGCCTCACTTGCTTCACTCACATTGTAAAGAATGTGGACACTCCAAAATAGATGACCAGCTACAGTACAATTTAAATGTCTACCTAATAATGGAAACATCAACTAAGAAAAGCATTCCTTCCAGGAAAGACACTGACTCATGGATTCAAACTTCCTTAAGGTACAATAATAATTGTTGAGGTAGAGAGACACAATTGTCTGATTTATTGTTAATCTAAATCAGTCATCATCCTTAAACTTTTCAACGCCTTTTCTTAGATTAGTGGGGActggcagaggaggaagagagctgCCTTCCACTTTCCTCAGGGAGGAAAGTGACTGGACTGGAAGAGGAAGTAGGAACAAGAGGGCTGGACACTTCCTACAGCCACAGGGTGCGGAAACAAAACGTAACAATTAAGAACCACGTTACGTAAACCTACATTCTCATTCCTTGAGCCGCTGAGTAGGTCTGAAGGAATGTGATTACATCCGATTGATTCCCACCCAGAGTGACTCAGTGGATGTAATGGGAGATGAACCGTATGTTTCAGTGCAATAGAGTATAGAATCATAACTTAAGTTAGCATCAGCTGTAACCAAATTTGTATCCAGAGACCGGAAAACTGACTTCTTACTGCGATTACATTCATTAATGACACAGTGACGAACTACCTACAAATTCACAGAGGTGGTAGGCTTAATGCTATTTCAGTGCCTCCTTATTTCCCCTCATGAAGGGGTGTGGTGGGATGGAACGGGGTGGAGGGGATGTGACAAAGGCGTACAGGGATGGGAACCCTTTGTTCACGCTGTAGAAACTAAATAATCagttcagtgtttttatttgagTAGTTAACGGTCAATTTTAAGGTTCTGAACTTAAGACGCCTAGCAGCGGGGAGCGCCATGAATTCAATCCAATACAGTGACACACACTTCTGTATCACCAAAACACAAAGTCAGCCCGGCGACAAAAACCAGGCCGGTCGGTCTCCGTaaatattttttcagatatctATCTTTAATGACCACACTGAGTTTACCCAGTGGAGCGTCCAAGAGTTGCCTGTTTTGTTTCTCCTAAATCAAAGCCTGCTCTTTCCAGTTATCACTCTCACTGTGTTTTCTCAGTAAAACCACGTGATGCAGTTACTTTGACAAGGTTTGGTGTCAGTGCCACTAACAACATCCTCAGTACGGTCTTGTTTTTGATCCGATATTCTTGATATCGCTCCATGTGTCCGTTTAAACTTGTTAAAGCAGCTTCACCTTGACTGACCTGTGAAGGCTTCACTAGTTTCCTGCTGCCCAGTGGCgaactcaggctgtctgaggggcaagggcaacaaaaaaaaaaacctaacgGGGCACTAGTGTGCAGAAAGCCGCCAttatggcactgcatcatgttttctcaatttttaaggccaccctagagggaaCTTAATCATGCTttttccactggaaggacacttcattgcattttctccactggaaggacaccctagagtgaacttcatcacattttctccactggatgGACACCCTAGAGTgaacttcatcacattttctccactggaaggaaaCTAGAGTGAACTTCATCGCGTTTTCtttactggaaggacaccctagagtgAGCTTCATCAAGTTttttccactggaaggacaTCTTAGAGGGCACCTTATCACGCTTTCACCACTGGAAGGGCAGTTCAtcgtgttttctccactggatgGACACCCTAGAGTGAACTTCATCGCATTTTCtttactggaaggacaccctagagtgcacttcatcacattttctccactggatgGACACCCTAGAGTaaacttcatcacattttctccactggaaggacaccctagagtgaacttcatcacattttctccactgtaAGGACACCCTAGAGTGAACTTCATTGCGTTTTCtttactggaaggacaccctagagtgAGCTTCATCAAGTTTTTTCCACTGGAAGGCCACTCTAGAGTGCACTTCATCAGGTTTTCTCCAATGAAAGGGCACCCCCAGGTGCACTTTGTGAAAGATCATACATACCCAACTGACGACTGAATATTAAGGTCAACTTACGTATTATCCTGTTGGTAAAAAGCAGGCACAGTCTGACTGCAGTAGAATACTACAGAATATATAGGAAAGTAATATGCAATCACCTCACATCAGTGCTCAtgacgagatatataatctctccagcgtgttctgggtctacaccccggggcctcttaccagtcggacgtgcccagaaaacctccaaagggatgtgtccaggaggcatcctgatcagatgcccaaACCGCCCCAGTAGGTACATGCTTTACATCACTGTCTGATggagccaacagaaccacatcatctgcaaagagcagaaattagcaattctgaggtccccaAACCGGACACTCTCCACCCCCCAGCTGTGCCTTATACTCGGCACAAAGTCAAGTGCTTATACACAAGGAACCATAATTACTTCTTCTATTAAATGCAGCTGCACATGCTAAACCAAACAAATATTGTGTGCCTCACTTTCACATCCTTTCCAGAACTAAATCATAATATCCATAATGAATTTGTAACCAGCAGTTTGTGTACAAAACCCTCTGTTCCTTATTGAATTAAGCATACTTTGAGCTGCAAATTTGTGCTGTTGACCAATAGCAAGCCGTGTCCACAGTGCTGACTTTTAGGGGCCGCAGAGTCCAAAAATTGGGGAAACTATCGTAGCTTATTTGGCTGTGTTGCACTATCATCTTTTAGAGTTAACTGCTCCGCAAAAGAGCAACGGTTTGCAACTAACCTCACCTTTAACCTAAAGTAACGTTTCGTTGTCACTTTCACTGCAGTTGCCAACAATGCTAAAGTACGGCCAAGGActacagagagtgagagagcaaTCACCAGCATCACCAAGGAGATGTTTCCATGTCCTGGATGAGGATAAAAGGAAGGAGAGCTGAGGTTAATTTACCCgtggcctcacacacacacgcacacacacacacacacacacacacacacacacacacacacacacacacacacacacacacacacacacacacacacatctacatgCACACAATCCTATCTGCACATACGGATGCAGAAGCACAAGGAccacatgtgtgtgcgtgtggataaactca
It includes:
- the LOC141756255 gene encoding thrombomodulin-like — its product is MIPTTHTLLISVFLLLCGLDEAVPSHCGRLHAEGEGARVKYTDHKDLELDDSETFPPGTLAVTGKVGSKHPDSKHLCVDSTWLRAPWNCEVLLGGCAHNCSSETHTCVCPAGKMLHPNNITCTDGPCELNPCTGEGRECETTRGGGFKCTCKDGFVEEDGVCVNVEICDKCEHMLCNKLYGVYKCECRKGFRVSAHDATKCQVICTERDCPGMCVKDDKQDRYQCFCPDGYIQDVPDANNSRPFCTDINECETKQCDHKCENSFGGYRCLCDKGFKLHGDGYTCEEDEEDNGSGSTPPPYPTPAGSHPAAVPSYIKTGSILGIAVFMALCATLLFFLIRNAVKRCGRFDLSSFKHPDIDIFYLQQVTTETYKRLSFDKFKNDS